The proteins below are encoded in one region of Paenibacillus sp. YYML68:
- the pheA gene encoding prephenate dehydratase — protein sequence MKRISLLGPGTFTEESAHHFLGEQTFEYVNYKLIADVFQSTVNGSTDYSVIPIENTFEGSVSLHMDWLVHEVELPIQAEWVYPISINLLRLPHGDEEALDQAAVCRSIRKVLSHSVTMAQCQRFLRRLLPHVELEQVGSNGEAARLVRELNDPSVAALAPIGAGVLYGLETVAAGVQDHQNNYTRFVLIGRDKPELRPAPYVKTTILVTLPEDYPGALHQVLSAFAWRRINLSKIESRPTKKKLGNYFFYIDIEESMDTVLLPAALQEIEAIGCQVRIMGCYKAYSYPAM from the coding sequence ATGAAACGGATTTCGTTACTCGGACCCGGGACGTTTACGGAGGAGTCGGCGCACCATTTTCTAGGCGAGCAGACGTTCGAGTATGTGAACTACAAGCTTATCGCTGATGTGTTCCAGTCCACAGTGAATGGATCGACGGATTACAGCGTCATTCCGATTGAGAACACGTTCGAGGGCTCGGTCAGTCTTCATATGGACTGGCTCGTGCATGAGGTGGAGCTGCCGATTCAAGCCGAGTGGGTATACCCGATCTCGATTAACCTGCTTCGGCTTCCGCATGGAGACGAGGAGGCGCTCGATCAGGCGGCCGTCTGCCGCTCGATACGCAAGGTGCTGTCGCATTCGGTGACGATGGCGCAATGCCAGCGCTTCCTGCGCCGGCTGCTGCCGCATGTGGAGCTGGAGCAGGTCGGCAGCAACGGCGAGGCGGCCCGTCTCGTACGGGAGCTGAACGATCCGTCCGTCGCTGCGCTCGCTCCGATCGGCGCGGGAGTGCTGTATGGTCTTGAGACGGTTGCGGCCGGGGTGCAGGATCATCAGAACAATTACACGCGCTTCGTACTAATCGGCCGGGACAAGCCTGAGCTGAGACCTGCACCGTACGTGAAGACGACCATACTGGTGACGCTGCCCGAGGATTATCCGGGCGCTCTGCATCAGGTGCTGTCGGCCTTCGCTTGGCGGCGTATCAACCTGTCGAAGATCGAATCGCGTCCGACGAAGAAGAAGCTTGGCAATTATTTTTTCTATATTGATATTGAGGAATCGATGGATACGGTGCTGCTGCCTGCCGCTCTTCAAGAGATTGAAGCGATCGGCTGTCAGGTGCGCATTATGGGCTGCTACAAGGCCTACTCTTATCCGGCTATGTAG
- the obgE gene encoding GTPase ObgE, with protein sequence MFVDKAKIYVKGGDGGDGLVAFRREKYVPEGGPAGGDGGHGGDVIFRVDEGLRTLVDFRYQKHFKADRGEKGRNKSQHGANADDMIVRVPPGTVVVDDDTQEIVADLTRHGQEVVIAKGGRGGRGNTRFATSNNTAPEIAENGEEGQERWVVLELKVMADVGLVGFPSVGKSTLLSVVSGARPKIGAYHFTTLTPNLGVVDVGDGRSFVMADLPGLIEGAHEGVGLGHEFLRHVERTRIIVHVVDMAGTEGRDPFEDWLKINDELRLYNAKLEERPQIIAANKMDIPDAEEHLQRFKEELAARGLEHPIYPISAVSKSGVQELLYKVSDLLETIPEMPLVEEIIDLSERKVYKLEASDDDEAFTIRRDNEAYVVDSPSIERLIKRTNFSTHEAVMRFARILRKKGVDKALRERGAKDGTIVRIGDFEFEFVEHE encoded by the coding sequence ATGTTTGTTGATAAGGCGAAGATTTATGTGAAGGGCGGGGACGGCGGGGACGGTCTCGTTGCGTTTCGCAGAGAGAAGTACGTACCTGAAGGCGGACCCGCAGGCGGTGACGGTGGTCATGGCGGCGACGTTATTTTCCGCGTAGATGAAGGTCTTCGGACGCTCGTCGACTTCCGTTATCAGAAGCACTTCAAGGCTGATCGCGGGGAGAAGGGGCGTAACAAGAGCCAGCACGGGGCGAACGCCGATGATATGATCGTGCGCGTGCCACCGGGCACAGTTGTCGTCGATGACGATACGCAAGAAATTGTAGCCGACCTGACGCGTCACGGTCAAGAGGTCGTCATCGCGAAGGGCGGACGGGGCGGACGGGGCAATACCCGCTTCGCGACGTCGAACAACACCGCTCCTGAGATTGCCGAGAACGGCGAGGAAGGTCAGGAGCGATGGGTCGTGCTCGAGCTGAAGGTGATGGCGGACGTTGGGCTCGTCGGCTTCCCGAGCGTTGGCAAGTCGACGCTGCTGTCGGTCGTGTCGGGCGCAAGACCGAAGATCGGTGCCTATCACTTTACGACGCTGACGCCGAACCTGGGTGTCGTCGACGTCGGAGATGGCCGAAGCTTCGTGATGGCGGACTTGCCGGGATTGATCGAGGGTGCTCACGAGGGTGTCGGTCTCGGACACGAGTTCCTGCGGCATGTCGAGCGGACGAGAATTATCGTTCACGTCGTTGATATGGCAGGGACCGAAGGACGCGATCCGTTCGAGGATTGGCTGAAGATCAATGATGAGCTGCGTCTCTACAACGCGAAGCTGGAGGAGCGTCCGCAGATCATCGCGGCGAACAAGATGGATATACCGGACGCCGAGGAGCATCTGCAGCGGTTCAAGGAGGAGCTCGCCGCAAGAGGGCTGGAGCATCCGATCTATCCGATCTCGGCTGTGTCGAAGTCCGGCGTGCAGGAGCTGCTGTATAAGGTGTCCGATCTTCTGGAGACGATACCGGAGATGCCGCTCGTCGAGGAGATCATTGACCTGTCTGAGCGCAAGGTGTACAAGCTCGAGGCGAGCGACGACGACGAAGCCTTCACCATTCGCCGCGACAATGAAGCGTATGTGGTGGATAGCCCGAGCATCGAGCGGCTGATTAAGCGAACGAACTTCAGCACGCACGAGGCTGTGATGCGCTTCGCCCGCATATTGCGCAAGAAGGGCGTCGATAAGGCGCTGCGCGAGCGCGGGGCGAAGGACGGCACAATCGTGCGCATCGGCGACTTCGAGTTCGAGTTCGTGGAGCACGAGTAA
- the rplU gene encoding 50S ribosomal protein L21 produces the protein MYAIIETGGKQYKVSEGDVLYIEKLEAGAGDAVTFDRVLAVSKETGLVVGAPVVAGATVSAKVEKQGKGEKIIVFKYKAKKNYRRKQGHRQPYTKVVIEKIQA, from the coding sequence ATGTACGCAATTATTGAAACTGGCGGCAAGCAGTACAAAGTATCCGAGGGCGATGTTCTTTACATCGAGAAGCTCGAGGCTGGTGCTGGCGATGCTGTAACGTTCGACCGCGTATTGGCCGTTTCTAAGGAAACAGGTCTAGTGGTAGGTGCTCCGGTAGTAGCCGGCGCAACGGTATCCGCGAAGGTGGAGAAGCAAGGTAAAGGCGAGAAGATCATCGTTTTCAAATATAAAGCGAAGAAGAACTATCGTCGTAAGCAAGGTCATCGTCAACCGTACACGAAGGTTGTAATCGAGAAGATCCAGGCGTAA
- a CDS encoding Spo0B domain-containing protein codes for MTSNGKEDQYQQSAAVKPGSTPDANETARDTSQQDLRLLRLFNHYRHDWMNDIQILMSYVQLKKYDKLPPMMEKIKDRVQQESMISNLGLPSLVVYLLTFKTEVKELQLKVRMNEEVRLQSFADADKLVQIVKDVLELYKREAQGAPECVDNMLSLTWSKPEERLQLDFRYEGGCKLERVQAQGELLARQWKQHGIGLDTLYGEGCIDWTIIWTAGRN; via the coding sequence ATGACCTCAAACGGTAAGGAAGACCAATATCAACAGTCTGCAGCGGTGAAGCCGGGAAGTACGCCTGACGCCAATGAGACTGCTCGGGATACGTCGCAGCAGGACTTACGTTTGCTTCGTCTGTTCAATCACTACCGGCACGATTGGATGAATGACATTCAGATCCTGATGAGCTATGTTCAATTAAAAAAGTATGATAAATTACCTCCAATGATGGAGAAAATAAAAGACAGAGTACAACAGGAGAGCATGATCTCCAACCTTGGACTGCCTTCGCTCGTTGTTTATCTGCTGACGTTCAAGACTGAAGTCAAGGAGCTTCAGCTGAAGGTCAGGATGAATGAGGAGGTTCGACTTCAGAGCTTTGCCGATGCGGACAAGCTCGTGCAGATCGTCAAGGACGTTCTGGAGCTGTACAAGCGGGAGGCGCAGGGAGCTCCGGAATGTGTGGACAACATGCTTTCCTTGACATGGTCTAAGCCCGAAGAACGGCTGCAGCTTGATTTTCGCTATGAGGGCGGCTGCAAGCTGGAGCGGGTACAGGCTCAAGGTGAGCTGCTGGCTAGGCAGTGGAAGCAGCATGGCATTGGTCTGGACACATTATACGGCGAAGGCTGCATCGATTGGACCATTATCTGGACAGCTGGACGTAACTAG
- a CDS encoding NUDIX domain-containing protein, giving the protein MIRTRMLAAAMLFHDNELLMMKRSMSRTLSPGLWAAVGGHLEPEEINDPEKAVLREIHEETGLELDQIKQLRLRYILHRLNRNEVRQQFIYSAEAMTRIVGQSEEGELHWIPRELVMNRELPFIYRKLLEHYFTYGPSDHVWVGTAGVEENGEPTVHWTPLIDPGQL; this is encoded by the coding sequence TTGATTCGAACCCGTATGCTCGCAGCCGCCATGCTGTTCCACGATAACGAGCTGCTCATGATGAAACGCTCGATGAGCCGCACCCTGTCCCCCGGACTGTGGGCCGCGGTCGGCGGACATCTGGAGCCTGAAGAGATCAACGACCCGGAGAAGGCTGTGCTTCGGGAAATTCATGAAGAGACCGGCCTCGAGCTGGACCAAATCAAGCAGCTGCGACTGCGGTATATCCTGCATCGTCTTAATCGGAACGAGGTGCGCCAGCAGTTTATTTACAGCGCGGAAGCGATGACACGCATAGTCGGACAATCCGAGGAAGGCGAGCTGCACTGGATTCCGCGAGAGCTGGTCATGAATCGGGAGCTGCCCTTCATATACCGGAAGCTGCTCGAGCATTACTTCACCTATGGACCGAGCGACCACGTCTGGGTCGGAACAGCCGGAGTCGAGGAGAACGGCGAACCGACCGTCCATTGGACACCACTAATCGATCCAGGGCAGCTGTAG
- a CDS encoding LysM peptidoglycan-binding domain-containing protein translates to MKIHIVKPGDTLYKLCEKYNVELDKLIAANPQIPNPDVLDVGMKVKVPNAPKPLQPPTDYLYKHVVQQGDTLWKLGKAWGIPLAAMVAANPQLKNPNVLMTGELVYIPKPSAAADASQQPKADTSMLQAQSLPTEMAPVSETPLPELPVELNEAPSAAQQAPMMQPPMPNMAQQAPVMQPPMPNMAQQSPVMEQAVPNVAQQAPVMQSPMPNMAQQLPYASNEPWMQQPAYGAQLPGGPVHAGQMPPSVDLFQQYEVPAVEAGAQPWGQEPELPAYPNMTQSFAAPYASAPNVGPAAELPYGMMPNMAPNMPPQAELPYGMMPNMAPNMPPAAELPYGMMPNMAPNMPPAAELPYGMMPNMAPNMPPQAELPYGMMPNMAPNMPPAAELPYGMMPNMAPNMPPAAELPYGMMPNMAPNMPPAAELPYGMMPNMAPNMPPAAELPYGMMPNMAPNMPPQAELPYGMMPNMAPNMPYAAPMANAPYAGIVGYPNMPYPTANAPVAGDADCGCGQPNVPHPYQPEAVSPYAPYPGHPAHGNEYYGAPMVPHMTGSYPFMDQPFQVHAYPGLGAMPFASNMPYPAVNAPFTDLENEAPNMPAAESPLAATKAVKDKDKRASKGKRETRQASAQDSLASLLERNRRKAEEEQRVRRTSPWLNT, encoded by the coding sequence TTGAAAATTCATATCGTGAAACCGGGCGACACTCTCTACAAGCTCTGCGAGAAGTACAACGTGGAGCTCGACAAGCTGATTGCGGCCAATCCGCAAATTCCGAATCCGGATGTGCTGGATGTCGGAATGAAGGTGAAGGTGCCGAATGCGCCGAAGCCTCTGCAGCCTCCTACGGACTATCTATATAAGCATGTTGTGCAGCAGGGTGACACGTTGTGGAAGCTGGGCAAGGCGTGGGGCATTCCTCTTGCAGCGATGGTGGCGGCGAATCCTCAGCTGAAAAATCCGAACGTGCTCATGACCGGCGAGCTCGTCTATATTCCGAAGCCGAGCGCAGCTGCAGATGCAAGTCAGCAGCCGAAGGCTGATACGTCGATGCTACAGGCACAGTCGCTGCCGACGGAGATGGCTCCAGTCAGCGAGACGCCGTTGCCAGAGCTGCCGGTTGAGCTGAATGAAGCGCCAAGCGCAGCGCAGCAGGCACCGATGATGCAGCCGCCGATGCCGAATATGGCGCAGCAGGCGCCAGTTATGCAGCCGCCGATGCCGAATATGGCACAGCAGTCTCCGGTAATGGAGCAGGCCGTGCCTAATGTGGCGCAGCAGGCGCCAGTCATGCAGTCGCCAATGCCGAATATGGCGCAGCAGCTGCCGTATGCATCCAATGAGCCGTGGATGCAGCAGCCAGCGTACGGGGCGCAGCTCCCGGGAGGACCGGTGCATGCCGGACAGATGCCTCCGTCCGTCGATCTGTTCCAGCAATATGAGGTGCCTGCAGTAGAGGCAGGCGCTCAGCCGTGGGGTCAGGAGCCGGAGCTGCCTGCTTATCCGAACATGACGCAATCGTTCGCAGCGCCATATGCCTCTGCGCCGAACGTGGGGCCAGCAGCGGAGCTGCCGTACGGCATGATGCCGAACATGGCGCCGAACATGCCGCCACAAGCAGAGCTGCCGTACGGCATGATGCCGAACATGGCGCCGAATATGCCGCCAGCAGCGGAGCTGCCATACGGCATGATGCCGAACATGGCGCCGAATATGCCGCCAGCAGCGGAGCTGCCGTACGGCATGATGCCGAACATGGCGCCGAACATGCCGCCACAAGCAGAGCTGCCGTACGGCATGATGCCGAACATGGCGCCGAATATGCCGCCAGCAGCGGAGCTGCCGTACGGCATGATGCCGAACATGGCGCCGAACATGCCGCCAGCAGCGGAGCTGCCGTACGGCATGATGCCGAACATGGCGCCGAATATGCCGCCAGCAGCGGAGCTGCCGTACGGCATGATGCCGAACATGGCGCCGAATATGCCGCCAGCAGCGGAGCTGCCGTACGGCATGATGCCGAACATGGCACCGAATATGCCGCCACAAGCGGAGCTGCCGTACGGCATGATGCCGAACATGGCGCCGAATATGCCGTATGCTGCACCGATGGCGAATGCGCCTTATGCAGGCATCGTCGGTTATCCGAATATGCCATACCCGACTGCGAACGCGCCAGTGGCAGGAGATGCCGACTGCGGCTGCGGACAGCCGAATGTGCCCCACCCATACCAGCCGGAGGCTGTATCACCTTACGCCCCATACCCAGGGCACCCAGCTCACGGTAATGAATACTACGGCGCTCCAATGGTACCGCACATGACAGGCAGCTATCCGTTCATGGATCAGCCGTTCCAGGTGCATGCGTATCCGGGGCTCGGCGCGATGCCGTTCGCAAGCAATATGCCGTACCCAGCAGTGAATGCACCGTTCACCGATCTTGAGAACGAGGCACCGAACATGCCGGCAGCGGAATCACCGTTAGCGGCGACGAAGGCCGTGAAGGATAAAGATAAGCGAGCTTCCAAGGGGAAGCGCGAGACGCGCCAAGCTTCCGCGCAGGACAGTCTCGCAAGCCTCTTGGAGCGTAACCGCCGCAAGGCCGAGGAGGAGCAGCGTGTCAGAAGAACAAGTCCTTGGCTGAATACGTAA
- a CDS encoding homoserine dehydrogenase — protein MKAVKVGLLGLGTVGTGVVRIVEGHQHDLLSQSGSPIEIAKVLVKDKSKARSIQVPEEALTENAWDVIEDASIDIVVEVMGGIELSKELILAALERGKHVVTANKDLMALHGPEILAKAAEKGCDIFYEASVAGGIPIIRTLIEGFTSDRITKIMGIVNGTTNYIMTKMSQEGAAYEDVLKEAQALGYAEADPTSDVEGFDAARKMTILSTLGFRSSVALSDVTVKGISSVSKEDITYGKKLGYEVKLLGIAESEDDRISISVQPTMVKQSHPLASVNGVFNAVYVYGEAVGETMFYGPGAGELPTATSVVADLVAVVRNLNLGINGRRGFVPYKEKKLKTDEQIESKNFIRLHVADRTGVLAQITQVFAEYEVSLESVLQHPNEQKQEAEIIIITHNANRAAMNKVLGRFNTMDVVLGIKSVYRVEG, from the coding sequence ATGAAAGCTGTTAAGGTAGGATTACTCGGACTCGGTACGGTCGGTACCGGCGTCGTTCGTATTGTAGAAGGGCATCAGCACGACTTGTTGAGCCAGTCCGGCTCCCCGATCGAGATCGCGAAGGTGCTCGTGAAGGACAAGAGCAAGGCACGGAGCATTCAGGTGCCGGAGGAAGCATTGACGGAGAACGCGTGGGACGTGATCGAGGACGCGAGCATTGACATCGTCGTTGAAGTCATGGGCGGCATCGAGCTGTCCAAGGAGCTTATTCTCGCTGCACTGGAGCGTGGCAAGCATGTCGTGACGGCGAATAAGGATCTGATGGCGCTGCACGGGCCGGAGATTCTGGCGAAGGCTGCAGAGAAGGGCTGCGACATATTCTACGAGGCGAGCGTGGCGGGTGGCATCCCGATCATTCGCACGCTGATTGAGGGCTTCACCTCCGATCGCATTACGAAGATTATGGGCATCGTGAACGGCACGACGAACTACATCATGACGAAGATGAGCCAGGAGGGTGCTGCATACGAGGATGTGCTGAAGGAAGCGCAGGCACTCGGCTATGCGGAGGCTGATCCAACGTCTGACGTAGAAGGCTTCGATGCCGCTCGTAAGATGACGATTCTGAGCACGCTCGGCTTCCGTTCCAGCGTAGCGCTGTCCGATGTGACGGTGAAGGGCATCTCCAGCGTATCGAAGGAAGATATTACGTATGGCAAAAAGCTCGGCTACGAGGTCAAGCTGCTCGGCATCGCCGAGAGCGAGGATGACCGTATCAGCATCAGCGTGCAGCCGACGATGGTGAAGCAATCTCACCCGCTCGCCTCGGTGAACGGCGTGTTCAACGCGGTGTACGTCTACGGGGAAGCGGTCGGCGAGACGATGTTCTATGGCCCGGGCGCTGGCGAGCTGCCGACGGCTACGTCCGTGGTCGCGGATCTTGTAGCGGTCGTCCGCAACCTGAACCTCGGCATTAATGGACGCCGCGGCTTCGTGCCATACAAGGAGAAGAAGCTGAAGACCGACGAGCAGATCGAGTCGAAAAACTTCATCCGCCTCCACGTCGCGGACAGAACAGGTGTTCTTGCGCAAATTACACAGGTGTTCGCGGAGTACGAGGTCAGCTTAGAGTCGGTGCTGCAGCATCCGAACGAGCAGAAGCAGGAAGCGGAAATTATTATTATAACTCACAACGCGAACCGCGCAGCGATGAACAAGGTGCTTGGTCGCTTCAATACGATGGATGTCGTGCTCGGCATTAAGAGCGTATATCGGGTAGAAGGGTAG
- a CDS encoding ACT domain-containing protein: MDDNAQPGHRFFLVREDMLPEALVKTVQAKSLLARGDVKTIHEAVEQVELSRSAFYKYKDGIFPLSKLERDRIVTISLDLEHRSGILSKVLSLIAGLEGNVLTIHQTIPLQGIAGVVISVEMTRMDMDVSTLLDRLRGMDGVSRAIVTGQG; this comes from the coding sequence ATGGACGACAACGCGCAGCCGGGGCATCGTTTTTTTCTCGTTCGGGAAGATATGCTTCCAGAGGCGCTAGTGAAGACGGTACAAGCGAAGAGTCTGCTCGCCCGGGGCGACGTCAAGACGATTCATGAGGCGGTGGAGCAGGTGGAGCTCAGCCGCAGCGCCTTTTACAAATATAAGGACGGCATATTCCCTCTAAGCAAGCTGGAGCGCGACCGCATCGTAACGATCTCGCTTGATCTGGAGCATCGCTCGGGCATATTGTCTAAGGTGCTGTCGCTCATCGCGGGCCTCGAGGGCAACGTGCTGACGATTCATCAGACGATACCGCTGCAAGGGATCGCAGGTGTCGTCATATCCGTCGAGATGACGCGGATGGACATGGACGTATCGACGCTGCTCGATCGACTGCGAGGTATGGACGGTGTCAGCCGAGCTATCGTCACGGGACAAGGCTAA
- a CDS encoding MTH1187 family thiamine-binding protein, with product MAIAEITVIPVGTESTSLSAYVAGIHRYLEQESAGGRISFEMTAMSTIVEGELTDLLRVVQGMHEQPFTEGAHRVCTSIKLDDRRDKQGSIAQKLHSIAERLNR from the coding sequence ATGGCTATCGCCGAAATTACCGTCATTCCAGTCGGAACCGAATCAACGAGTCTAAGCGCTTATGTAGCAGGTATTCACCGATATCTCGAGCAGGAATCGGCAGGCGGCCGTATTTCGTTCGAGATGACGGCCATGAGCACGATTGTCGAGGGTGAGCTCACCGATCTGCTGCGCGTCGTGCAGGGCATGCACGAGCAGCCGTTCACGGAAGGAGCCCATCGCGTCTGCACGTCGATTAAGCTCGACGACAGACGGGACAAGCAAGGCTCGATCGCCCAGAAGCTGCATTCGATAGCCGAACGGCTGAACCGCTAG
- the rpmA gene encoding 50S ribosomal protein L27, with protein sequence MLQLNLQLFASKKGVGSTKNGRDSIAKRLGVKRADGQTVSAGSILVRQRGTKIHPGNNVGIGSDDTLFAKVEGVVKFERLGRDRKKVSVYPAQAAPVAAAVEV encoded by the coding sequence ATGTTACAATTGAATCTTCAATTGTTCGCATCCAAGAAGGGTGTAGGTTCGACGAAGAACGGACGTGACAGCATCGCGAAGCGCCTTGGCGTGAAGCGTGCAGACGGTCAAACCGTATCGGCTGGCAGCATCCTCGTTCGTCAGCGCGGAACTAAGATTCATCCGGGCAACAACGTAGGCATCGGCTCCGATGACACGTTGTTCGCGAAGGTGGAGGGCGTTGTGAAGTTCGAGCGTCTTGGCCGCGATCGCAAAAAAGTGAGCGTCTACCCTGCGCAGGCTGCTCCGGTAGCTGCTGCAGTAGAAGTGTAA
- a CDS encoding Rne/Rng family ribonuclease, with product MKRILVKCNEELTEVAILEQGKLAEYYKGHREQSQLAGNIYIGRVERVLQGMQAAFVEIGLERNGFLYIDDLLPANLDKQPKEKPSIHELVKVGQHIMVQVVKEPVGTKGARLTTHYSIPGRFGVYMPYADYVGVSRKIEQAAERDKLKRMAERLIEPSEGYIVRTAALGETEQSLAADLAELRARWRYMEEAVKRGGHVPRQIFGDLDMLPRLIRDVFRDDVQEVLVSGREVLEEIRAMLSIGSQPLAERVYVYEGVDVMADFGIAKQLEQGLRRKVWLDSGSYLIIDRTEALTVIDINTGKYTGSVDLEQTVFDTNLEAAREVARLLRLRDIGGLIVIDFIDMETEALRSRVLDELARETRKDRTKTVVVGWTKLGLVEMTRKKVRDSKETTVPESCQACGGSGFADRGK from the coding sequence ATGAAGCGAATATTGGTTAAGTGCAACGAGGAGCTAACCGAGGTAGCCATTCTTGAACAGGGCAAGCTGGCCGAATACTACAAGGGTCATCGTGAGCAGAGTCAGCTGGCCGGCAATATTTATATCGGACGCGTCGAGCGTGTGCTCCAGGGCATGCAGGCGGCGTTCGTTGAGATCGGACTTGAGCGTAACGGCTTTCTTTATATTGATGATCTGCTTCCAGCGAACCTGGATAAGCAGCCGAAGGAGAAGCCTTCCATTCACGAGCTCGTGAAGGTGGGGCAGCACATTATGGTGCAGGTGGTGAAGGAGCCGGTCGGCACGAAGGGGGCGCGTCTGACGACGCATTATTCGATACCCGGGCGCTTCGGCGTCTATATGCCTTATGCGGATTACGTCGGCGTCTCGCGCAAGATCGAGCAGGCAGCCGAGCGCGATAAGCTGAAGCGGATGGCGGAGCGGCTGATTGAGCCGAGCGAGGGCTATATCGTACGCACGGCCGCTCTCGGGGAAACGGAGCAGTCGCTTGCAGCTGATCTAGCCGAGCTGCGCGCCCGCTGGCGGTACATGGAGGAAGCAGTGAAGCGGGGCGGGCACGTGCCTCGTCAAATATTCGGCGATCTGGACATGCTGCCGCGTCTGATTCGCGACGTGTTCCGCGATGACGTTCAGGAGGTGCTGGTCAGCGGCCGTGAGGTGCTGGAGGAAATACGCGCGATGCTGTCAATCGGCTCGCAGCCGCTGGCTGAGCGGGTATATGTGTATGAGGGTGTAGACGTAATGGCCGACTTCGGCATCGCGAAGCAGCTGGAGCAGGGGCTTAGGCGCAAGGTGTGGCTTGACAGCGGCAGCTATCTGATCATCGATCGGACGGAGGCGCTGACGGTGATCGATATCAACACGGGCAAATACACCGGCTCGGTCGATCTCGAGCAGACGGTCTTCGATACGAATCTGGAGGCGGCACGCGAGGTTGCGCGGCTGCTGAGGCTGCGTGACATCGGCGGACTGATCGTGATCGACTTCATTGATATGGAGACCGAGGCGCTGCGCAGCCGGGTGCTCGATGAGCTGGCGCGAGAGACGCGTAAGGATCGGACGAAGACGGTCGTCGTCGGCTGGACGAAGCTCGGGCTTGTGGAGATGACGCGCAAGAAGGTCCGGGACAGCAAGGAGACGACGGTGCCTGAGTCTTGTCAAGCTTGCGGTGGCAGCGGCTTTGCCGATCGTGGAAAATAA
- the thrB gene encoding homoserine kinase — MNESTRRKVRVKVPASTANLGPGFDTLGMALELYAWLDMSIADETRITLYGDQMNGVPTDKSNLIYKVAQLVFERAGVHHPELDIAMYSDIPLTRGLGSSASAIVGALVGANALIGEPLTKDELFQMATELEHHPDNVGASLFGGILVAFWDGKRAEHIRVEPHERLEALVAIPHFQLSTEKARDVLPRQQSLENAVFNVGHSSLLVAALCTGRLDMIKPAMKDALHQPYRATLVPGLAAILEEAPDHGALGVALSGAGPTILALVDRDSIEKAVLESFMLGKLKQEGIEATMLWLNPDKQGVRVDVLAPEESNETLEDALKKERVG; from the coding sequence ATGAATGAATCGACGAGGCGCAAGGTGCGCGTGAAGGTGCCTGCAAGCACAGCGAATCTGGGACCCGGCTTCGACACGCTCGGCATGGCGCTGGAGCTGTACGCATGGCTCGACATGAGTATTGCGGATGAGACACGGATTACGCTGTATGGGGATCAGATGAACGGCGTCCCGACGGACAAGAGCAATCTGATCTACAAGGTCGCCCAGCTCGTGTTCGAGCGGGCGGGCGTCCATCATCCGGAGCTGGACATTGCGATGTACAGCGATATTCCGCTGACGCGCGGGCTTGGCAGCAGTGCATCCGCTATTGTAGGGGCGCTCGTAGGCGCGAACGCCTTGATCGGCGAGCCGCTGACGAAGGACGAGCTGTTCCAGATGGCGACCGAGCTGGAGCACCATCCCGACAACGTCGGGGCGTCTCTCTTCGGCGGCATTCTCGTCGCCTTCTGGGACGGGAAGCGGGCGGAGCACATACGCGTCGAGCCGCATGAACGGCTGGAGGCGCTCGTGGCGATTCCGCATTTTCAGCTGTCGACGGAGAAGGCTAGGGACGTGCTGCCTCGGCAGCAGTCGCTGGAGAACGCGGTGTTCAACGTCGGGCACTCGTCCTTGCTCGTTGCGGCGCTCTGTACGGGTCGTCTCGATATGATCAAGCCGGCGATGAAGGATGCGCTGCATCAGCCGTATCGCGCGACGCTCGTGCCTGGTCTGGCCGCTATTCTGGAGGAGGCTCCCGATCACGGCGCGCTAGGCGTTGCGCTGAGCGGAGCCGGTCCGACGATATTGGCGCTAGTCGACCGCGATTCGATCGAGAAGGCAGTGCTTGAGTCCTTCATGCTCGGCAAGCTGAAGCAGGAAGGCATTGAAGCGACGATGCTATGGCTGAACCCGGACAAGCAGGGAGTACGTGTCGATGTGCTGGCCCCTGAGGAGTCAAATGAGACGCTAGAGGATGCCCTTAAGAAGGAGCGTGTAGGATGA
- a CDS encoding ribosomal-processing cysteine protease Prp produces MIRIAIYRNTSGRIEWYEVDGHAEFDEAGKDIVCAGVSAVTVGTVNAIEALTGVKPGVRMKHGMLKVNALAAADAETDAKVQLLLEGMIVMLTSIEQSYGAYIAMQQITVNK; encoded by the coding sequence ATGATTCGCATTGCGATCTATCGGAACACTTCAGGACGGATTGAATGGTATGAGGTCGACGGTCACGCGGAATTCGACGAAGCAGGCAAAGATATTGTGTGCGCAGGCGTATCCGCTGTTACCGTTGGCACGGTCAACGCCATCGAGGCGTTAACCGGAGTGAAGCCTGGCGTCCGTATGAAGCACGGCATGCTCAAGGTGAACGCCTTGGCTGCTGCTGATGCAGAGACGGACGCGAAGGTACAGCTGTTGCTCGAAGGCATGATTGTCATGCTGACGTCTATTGAACAATCGTACGGCGCATATATAGCAATGCAACAAATCACAGTAAATAAGTAA